The Proteus vulgaris genome has a segment encoding these proteins:
- the dadA_1 gene encoding D-amino acid dehydrogenase small subunit, translating into MKVIILGGGVIGVTSAWYLVQQGHEVIVVDRQSSAAEETSAGNAGQISPGYATPWGAPGIPIKAIKWMFQKHAPLAIKPDGSLFQLRWMWQMLRNCDASHYTMNKSRMVRIAEYSRDCIRQLRQDTGIEYEGRQGGTLQLFRDQKQFDNAANDIAVLKQEGVCLRIIDGGST; encoded by the coding sequence ATGAAAGTAATTATCTTAGGTGGCGGCGTTATTGGTGTAACCAGTGCGTGGTATCTTGTGCAACAAGGTCATGAAGTCATTGTTGTTGATAGACAAAGTAGTGCGGCAGAAGAAACAAGTGCTGGCAATGCTGGTCAAATATCTCCAGGGTATGCAACTCCTTGGGGAGCACCAGGCATTCCGATAAAAGCGATAAAATGGATGTTTCAAAAGCATGCTCCCTTAGCCATTAAACCGGACGGTTCACTTTTCCAATTGCGTTGGATGTGGCAAATGTTACGTAATTGTGATGCATCACATTACACTATGAATAAAAGTCGCATGGTGCGTATTGCTGAATATAGCCGTGATTGCATCCGTCAGTTGCGTCAAGATACAGGAATTGAGTATGAAGGGCGCCAAGGCGGGACTCTTCAACTTTTCCGTGATCAAAAACAATTTGATAATGCAGCCAATGATATTGCTGTCTTAAAACAAGAAGGTGTTTGCTTACGAATTATTGACGGCGGATCAACTTAA
- the fadR gene encoding fatty acid metabolism regulator → MVIKAQSPAGFAEEYIVESIWNNRFPPGSILPAERELSELIGVTRTTLREVLQRLARDGWLTIQHGKPTKVNNFWETSGLNILETVARLDHDRVPQLIDNLLAVRTNISAIFIRTAFRSNPEKCIEVLNHQLTTENSADEFSELDYNIFRGLAFASGNPIYGLILNGLKGLYTRVGRYYFSNIQAKELALAFYKRLATLCEQKDVEHVMECVRQYGKDSGIIWQSLQSPLPSDLEEVKR, encoded by the coding sequence ATGGTTATTAAGGCTCAAAGCCCCGCAGGTTTTGCGGAAGAGTATATTGTTGAAAGCATCTGGAATAATCGTTTTCCTCCTGGTTCTATTTTACCAGCAGAACGTGAACTATCTGAATTAATAGGTGTAACAAGAACTACATTAAGAGAAGTATTACAACGCCTTGCTCGTGATGGATGGTTAACGATTCAACATGGAAAGCCAACGAAAGTAAACAATTTCTGGGAAACATCAGGCCTTAATATTCTTGAAACCGTGGCACGTCTCGATCACGATCGAGTACCGCAACTCATTGATAATTTATTAGCAGTACGAACTAATATTTCAGCTATTTTTATCCGTACTGCATTCAGAAGTAACCCTGAAAAATGTATCGAGGTTTTAAATCATCAGCTAACAACAGAAAATAGTGCTGATGAGTTTAGTGAGTTGGATTACAACATTTTTCGTGGTTTAGCTTTCGCTTCAGGAAATCCGATTTATGGTCTTATCTTAAATGGTTTGAAAGGTTTGTATACGCGTGTTGGCCGTTACTATTTTTCAAATATCCAAGCTAAAGAGCTTGCATTAGCATTCTATAAAAGACTTGCCACGTTGTGTGAACAAAAAGATGTTGAACATGTAATGGAATGTGTTCGTCAATATGGTAAAGACAGTGGGATTATTTGGCAAAGTTTACAATCACCACTCCCAAGTGATTTGGAAGAAGTTAAACGCTAA
- the dadB gene encoding alanine racemase, catabolic: MSRPAKVTINLDALSHNLSVIKERVKGSKVWSVVKADAYGHGLSCVWPALSHTDGFALIELDKAIMLREQGWVGPILLLEGFFKPEDVYLLDRYSLTATIHSDWQFDAIEKAQLERPVNIYLKLNSGMNRLGYRPDAYKEAIVRAKSIKNIGSIIQMSHFANADTGLNMDAQKAVINQAMIDELPRCLANSAATLFNPETYQDWVRPGIILYGVSPSGVWLDIADFNLQPVMTFNSEILAIQQVKKGEQIGYGSRYTAERDMRIGVVACGYADGYPRHAPDGTPVIVNGHKTQLVGRISMDMLTVDITDLHDVNYGSPVELWGEQLPVDDVATACGTIGYELLCAVAPRVAVEVMINLPNSTFSDLNESC; the protein is encoded by the coding sequence ATGTCCAGACCAGCAAAAGTAACCATTAACCTCGATGCATTAAGCCATAATCTGTCTGTTATTAAAGAGAGAGTAAAAGGCAGTAAGGTGTGGTCTGTTGTAAAAGCAGATGCTTATGGACATGGATTATCCTGTGTTTGGCCAGCATTAAGTCATACCGATGGCTTTGCATTAATTGAATTAGACAAAGCCATAATGCTAAGAGAGCAAGGGTGGGTCGGCCCTATTCTTTTACTTGAAGGTTTTTTTAAGCCAGAAGACGTTTATTTATTAGATCGTTATTCTCTAACGGCAACGATTCACTCAGATTGGCAATTTGATGCCATAGAAAAGGCACAATTAGAACGCCCCGTTAATATCTATCTTAAACTGAATAGTGGAATGAATCGGCTAGGTTATCGACCAGATGCTTATAAAGAAGCTATTGTTCGTGCAAAGAGTATTAAAAATATTGGCTCTATTATCCAAATGTCGCATTTTGCTAATGCAGATACAGGGCTGAATATGGACGCGCAAAAAGCGGTAATTAATCAAGCTATGATAGATGAATTACCCCGATGCTTAGCAAATTCGGCAGCAACGCTATTTAACCCTGAAACATATCAAGATTGGGTGCGTCCAGGCATTATTTTATATGGTGTTTCGCCGTCAGGTGTTTGGTTAGATATTGCTGATTTTAATTTACAGCCAGTAATGACATTTAATAGTGAAATCTTGGCAATTCAACAAGTGAAAAAAGGTGAGCAGATAGGCTATGGCAGCCGATATACCGCTGAACGTGATATGCGAATAGGGGTTGTTGCCTGTGGTTATGCCGATGGTTATCCAAGACATGCGCCAGATGGCACACCGGTTATTGTTAATGGACATAAAACACAATTGGTGGGACGTATTTCGATGGATATGTTAACTGTTGATATTACGGATTTACATGATGTTAATTATGGTAGCCCAGTTGAGTTATGGGGAGAGCAACTGCCTGTTGACGATGTTGCAACGGCATGTGGCACTATTGGTTATGAGTTACTGTGTGCTGTCGCTCCTCGAGTCGCTGTTGAAGTGATGATAAATCTACCTAATTCCACTTTTTCTGATCTAAATGAAAGTTGTTGA
- the dadA_3 gene encoding D-amino acid dehydrogenase small subunit, whose product MTPDGTPIVGPTAYRNLSLNTGHGTLGWTMACGSGQLLADLIFRK is encoded by the coding sequence ATGACACCAGATGGTACGCCTATTGTCGGGCCAACGGCTTATCGTAATTTATCTTTAAATACGGGGCATGGCACATTAGGTTGGACAATGGCATGTGGCTCCGGACAATTATTGGCTGATTTAATTTTCAGGAAATAA
- the dadA_2 gene encoding D-amino acid dehydrogenase small subunit yields MFAYELLTADQLKLAEPALEHVSHKLTGGLRLPNDETGDCQIFTKKLAKMAEDAGVTFLFNKEIKHLLFDGDKVAGVQCHDGLLTADHYVVAMGSYSTEFLRNKVAIPVYPLKGYSLTMPIIDASRAPTSTILDETYKIAVTRFDERIRVGGMAEVVGFNLNVLKSRCETLKMVVQDLYQGGGGYRESHILDRTKTYDTRWYAYCRANGLS; encoded by the coding sequence GTGTTTGCTTACGAATTATTGACGGCGGATCAACTTAAATTAGCAGAGCCTGCACTAGAGCATGTGAGCCATAAACTTACGGGTGGTTTGCGTTTGCCGAACGATGAAACAGGTGATTGCCAAATTTTTACGAAAAAGCTCGCTAAAATGGCAGAAGATGCCGGTGTGACATTCTTATTTAATAAAGAAATCAAACATTTGTTATTCGATGGTGATAAAGTAGCGGGCGTTCAATGTCACGATGGATTACTCACTGCAGATCACTATGTTGTTGCAATGGGCTCTTACTCAACAGAATTTTTGAGAAATAAAGTTGCCATTCCTGTTTATCCGCTTAAAGGTTATTCACTCACGATGCCGATTATTGATGCTTCAAGAGCACCCACATCAACTATTCTAGATGAAACCTATAAAATTGCAGTGACGCGTTTTGATGAACGAATTCGTGTCGGCGGAATGGCTGAAGTCGTCGGTTTTAATTTGAATGTTTTAAAATCACGCTGTGAAACATTAAAAATGGTTGTACAAGATCTCTATCAAGGTGGGGGGGGATATAGAGAAAGCCACATTCTGGACAGGACTAAGACCTATGACACCAGATGGTACGCCTATTGTCGGGCCAACGGCTTATCGTAA